One genomic window of Actinoplanes lobatus includes the following:
- a CDS encoding glycosyltransferase family protein: MATFIIYSPGALQPYGHAFDYVGGLGSGLCDQGYQVHVVTHDGPLVLSGVMVHTATSAAWDRLLAVLPSRLRRHAFRLLAEPRLLSTLSRVRAEHPDAPVLFETFEYLSLARYLRRPHGGLTGGIFHSTTFRSEREGVLRTAYKRVSARAARRIARSLAVVYVHGPHLRRRLLDELSLPETSPVRVLAHGAPDPAEVVLPTREKAREVLGLPAGNILLSLGTLRRDKDLSTLVRAVAASPDWVLVHAGPEGDASYRELEQLGEANGLGARLVIHKRFIPAVEHPLYFGAADLVSAFYDPAMTHESGTAKRARAFSRPLLAAGPPDLLDYVTEWGVGYTVPPHDVDAAAEALRRHAGLSPEDAAALEQRIHRAGQELSWRSVAATIAADLSPHHTT; this comes from the coding sequence GTGGCGACCTTCATCATTTACAGCCCCGGTGCGCTGCAGCCCTACGGTCACGCCTTCGACTACGTCGGCGGACTCGGGTCCGGTCTGTGCGACCAGGGCTACCAGGTGCACGTCGTGACGCACGACGGGCCGCTGGTGCTGTCCGGCGTCATGGTGCATACCGCCACCTCCGCGGCCTGGGACCGGCTGCTCGCCGTCCTGCCGTCGAGACTGCGCAGGCACGCGTTCCGGCTGCTGGCGGAGCCTCGCCTGCTGTCCACGCTGAGCCGGGTCAGGGCGGAGCACCCGGACGCCCCGGTGCTGTTCGAGACGTTCGAGTACCTGAGCCTCGCCCGCTATCTGCGGCGGCCCCACGGGGGGCTCACCGGGGGCATCTTCCACTCCACCACCTTCCGCTCCGAACGGGAGGGCGTGCTGCGGACGGCATACAAGCGGGTCTCGGCCCGGGCGGCACGGCGAATCGCACGCAGCCTGGCCGTGGTGTACGTGCACGGCCCGCACCTGCGCCGCAGGCTCCTCGACGAGCTGTCCCTGCCCGAGACCTCGCCGGTGCGGGTGCTTGCTCACGGTGCCCCCGACCCCGCCGAAGTCGTGCTGCCCACCCGGGAGAAGGCGCGGGAGGTGCTCGGGCTCCCGGCCGGGAACATCCTGCTGTCGTTGGGCACGCTGCGCCGCGACAAGGATCTGTCCACGCTGGTACGCGCCGTCGCAGCCAGCCCGGACTGGGTGCTCGTGCACGCCGGCCCGGAGGGCGACGCGTCCTACCGGGAGTTGGAGCAGCTGGGTGAGGCGAACGGGCTCGGCGCCCGGCTCGTGATCCATAAACGGTTCATCCCGGCGGTCGAGCACCCCCTCTACTTCGGCGCGGCCGATCTGGTGTCCGCGTTCTACGACCCGGCGATGACGCACGAGAGCGGGACGGCGAAGCGGGCGCGCGCGTTCTCTCGGCCGCTGCTCGCGGCGGGCCCCCCGGACCTGCTCGACTACGTCACCGAGTGGGGCGTCGGCTACACCGTCCCGCCCCATGACGTGGATGCGGCGGCTGAAGCCCTCCGCCGTCATGCCGGTCTGTCACCCGAGGACGCTGCGGCGCTCGAGCAGCGCATCC
- a CDS encoding FAD-dependent monooxygenase, giving the protein MEFDVIIAGCGPAGAMLAAELRLHDVRVLVVEKETEPASFVRIVGLHIRSLELLAMRGLLDRILEHGRRRPAAGFFAAIDKPQPQNLDSGYAYLLGIPHPVIVRLLEEHAVAAGAQVRHGSAVTGLEQDDEGVTVELAGGETVRARFLVGCDGGRSTVRKLLGVGFPGEPARNETLMGEMGVAVPAEEIAARVAEISVTDRRFSLRPAGDGVYGVVIPVEGVSDRGEPPTLDDFRKRLQIVAGTDFGVHSPRWMSRFGDATRLADSYRVGRVLLAGDAAHIHPPIGGQGLNLGVQDAFNLGWKLAAQIRGWAPEALLGTYEAERRPVAADVLDNTRAQMALVSSEPGAQAVRKLLSELMDFDEVNRYLIGRIAGIDIRYDFGAGPDLLGRRMPDVEVKSGRLYGLLHRGRGLLLDRTERLTAGGWADRVDHLGDPTAALDAPAVLVRPDGHVVWIGDDQRDLDEQLARWFGRPIAATETSAPRR; this is encoded by the coding sequence ATGGAATTCGATGTGATCATCGCCGGTTGTGGGCCGGCCGGCGCGATGCTCGCCGCCGAGCTGAGGCTGCATGACGTGCGGGTCCTCGTCGTGGAAAAAGAGACCGAGCCCGCCTCGTTCGTCCGCATCGTCGGTCTGCACATCCGCAGTCTCGAACTGCTGGCGATGCGCGGCCTGCTCGACCGCATTCTCGAACACGGGCGACGGCGCCCGGCCGCCGGTTTCTTCGCGGCGATCGACAAACCTCAACCCCAAAACCTCGATTCGGGGTACGCCTACCTGCTCGGCATTCCGCATCCGGTGATCGTCCGCCTGCTGGAGGAACACGCGGTCGCAGCGGGCGCGCAGGTCCGGCACGGTTCGGCGGTGACCGGTCTCGAGCAGGACGACGAGGGTGTGACCGTCGAACTGGCCGGCGGGGAGACGGTGCGTGCCCGCTTTCTCGTCGGCTGCGACGGCGGCCGCAGTACGGTGCGCAAACTGCTCGGCGTCGGCTTCCCGGGGGAGCCCGCGCGTAACGAGACGCTGATGGGCGAGATGGGCGTGGCCGTCCCGGCGGAGGAGATCGCCGCCCGGGTGGCCGAGATCAGCGTGACCGACAGGCGGTTCAGTCTCCGGCCCGCCGGCGATGGCGTCTACGGTGTGGTGATCCCGGTCGAGGGTGTCAGCGATCGTGGCGAACCGCCCACTCTCGACGATTTCAGGAAGCGGTTGCAGATCGTCGCGGGAACCGATTTCGGGGTGCATTCCCCGCGCTGGATGTCCCGTTTCGGCGATGCCACCCGGCTGGCCGACAGCTACCGGGTGGGGCGGGTGCTGCTGGCCGGCGACGCGGCACACATTCATCCGCCGATCGGCGGTCAGGGCCTCAATCTGGGTGTGCAGGACGCGTTCAACCTGGGCTGGAAACTGGCCGCGCAGATCCGCGGCTGGGCGCCGGAGGCACTGCTCGGCACGTACGAGGCCGAACGCCGTCCGGTCGCCGCGGACGTGCTGGACAACACCCGCGCCCAGATGGCGTTGGTGTCCTCCGAACCGGGTGCTCAGGCCGTACGAAAATTGTTGTCGGAATTGATGGATTTCGACGAGGTGAATCGGTATCTGATCGGCCGGATCGCCGGGATCGACATCCGGTACGACTTCGGTGCGGGTCCCGATCTGCTCGGCCGGCGGATGCCCGACGTCGAGGTGAAGTCCGGCCGTCTCTACGGGCTGCTGCATCGCGGCCGTGGCCTGCTGCTGGACCGCACCGAACGGCTGACCGCCGGCGGCTGGGCGGACCGCGTCGATCATCTCGGCGATCCCACCGCGGCCCTGGACGCACCGGCTGTCCTGGTGCGCCCGGACGGTCACGTCGTCTGGATCGGCGACGACCAGCGGGATCTGGACGAGCAACTCGCCCGCTGGTTCGGCCGGCCGATCGCCGCCACGGAGACCTCGGCACCGCGCCGTTGA
- a CDS encoding tetratricopeptide repeat protein, with protein MGLTSSGGVTGSRKLPARPPPRPILSGPPASPRPSPSHPPASPHPHPTHPPASPHPHPTHPPASPHLAPPRPAPPRPNPPRPHRPTQTPPVRPLRPTQTPPVRQVVVTRVGGRRVITGLLLDAAGFEMQVGGEPVGARRKLDTADVELLQGVAGRYVEAIHARADDAVFVGLGRELFAWLDGGGEMLSVRLERATAPLVFEVRAPQSPSAAGWAVLRAPWEVLADQGGFLAADGLRRFEVVRRLGTPVAAPPLDDLRLGLMFMASAPRGQHELDFEAEESAILTAVGDTRVDLVVDDTGDPEQLGLRWADLGGLPVLHLSCHGVNNWQTTPDGPRVPVLMMENEVGDGQAVTAADLIRRLSPMPRLMVVSACLTATAADEVGHLPGGPDHRSPGAPDSGGAAQGEVAHSLSTSLVRAGVPAVIGWDGSVTDGAATLFSQHLYKQLGLRQELAAAVGDARRQLMACEHPRLRADWHLARIWLGPPGGGPAVGGKRRRQLMPALHGTKTFLDLKRRHVPVATAEMFVGRRQEMQHVLRVLRGGERAGVLLHGQGRLGKSSLAARLADRFTDHAVAVVFGDYTAMGVLDAIAAAVEDNPAARSLIEKRRAEVRDQPEALRWVLVDLLSGPCDQSGDGQRPLLLIIDDLEQILDSRPDGPHQLVAGHAPVLAAVLAAFVPGRGDSRLVMTSRFTFTLDELQERLEPVQLAPLSPVAQQKLAVRHQAVPTERLRESRAGLAARAVAVSGGNPGLQDLVALRLVYSPQVDQDRAERAVADMESYLKRGDLPADADIRAFVENLALDALIEQAGDAHIALLRALTLFEMPIPTAVTDVLSTRTGGSAQRLCGLGLADVFPDVGNHEDTAIAVNALAAGRIIKLTEAERVELAGVVVQPLLAAWGDPEERPDWNPVLDVQLARLAVLADDAAVTALSAPDAVHALLAGPAEHALTLGQQAIAVLDRHAAPVPVFLLRRAAGAAQLCGEGDIAAALFDRAVEHAASHGVAADPLEHARVSVEYAGLMVTRGKLEQAEQLLFQAHDVFAAAGSEGDVADTWAKIANIRHQCGEYDEALRIHREVQLPVYERLGDAKSAAMTWGHIADNLYQRGEYDEALRIRREVQLPVYERLGDTRSAAIAWGKIADDLYRRRDHEAALRIYREKTLPAFERLGDTRNTARAWSSIADIHYQRGEYDETLRIRCEVQLPVYERLGDTRSAAITWGNIADIHYQRGEYDEALRIRHEVEMPVYERLGDTRSAAITWTQIADDLHRRGDPEEALRIHREKALPAFERLGNARNAASCWGSIADILFERGEYAEALRIRRHEILPAVERLNHLEGIADINWGIAEIYVELEDFQAAKPHLAEAFQILDHLQRPDGIALAGGSLGQLLVILGELDSARVVLEKGLAAAREIGHTLLTEQISKVLRYIDSEDHPEDE; from the coding sequence ATGGGTCTCACCTCCTCAGGCGGTGTCACGGGCAGCAGAAAACTACCCGCCCGACCGCCGCCCCGTCCAATCCTTTCCGGTCCGCCGGCGTCGCCTCGCCCAAGTCCCTCCCACCCGCCGGCATCGCCCCACCCCCACCCCACCCACCCGCCGGCATCGCCCCACCCCCACCCCACCCACCCGCCGGCATCGCCCCACCTCGCCCCGCCCCGCCCCGCCCCGCCCCGCCCAAACCCTCCCCGCCCGCATCGCCCCACCCAAACCCCTCCTGTCCGCCCGCTTCGCCCCACCCAAACCCCTCCTGTCCGCCAGGTAGTAGTGACGAGAGTGGGAGGTCGGCGGGTGATCACTGGTCTGCTGCTGGACGCTGCCGGGTTCGAAATGCAGGTCGGCGGCGAGCCGGTGGGTGCCCGCCGGAAACTGGACACCGCCGACGTGGAGTTGCTCCAGGGCGTGGCGGGCCGGTATGTCGAGGCGATACACGCCCGCGCGGACGACGCGGTGTTCGTGGGGCTGGGCCGGGAATTGTTCGCGTGGCTCGACGGCGGCGGCGAAATGCTGAGCGTGCGGTTGGAACGCGCCACGGCACCGCTGGTGTTCGAGGTGCGGGCGCCGCAGTCACCGTCGGCGGCCGGGTGGGCGGTGCTGCGGGCGCCGTGGGAGGTCCTCGCCGACCAGGGTGGATTTCTTGCCGCGGACGGGCTGCGGCGCTTCGAGGTGGTCCGCCGACTGGGGACGCCTGTCGCCGCTCCGCCGCTGGACGACCTCCGGCTCGGGTTGATGTTCATGGCGTCGGCGCCGCGCGGCCAGCACGAACTCGACTTCGAAGCCGAGGAGTCCGCCATCCTGACCGCGGTCGGCGACACCCGGGTGGATCTGGTCGTGGACGACACCGGCGACCCGGAGCAGCTCGGGCTGCGGTGGGCCGACCTCGGCGGCCTCCCGGTACTGCACCTGTCCTGCCACGGGGTGAACAACTGGCAGACGACGCCGGACGGGCCCCGAGTGCCGGTGCTGATGATGGAGAACGAGGTCGGCGACGGCCAGGCGGTCACCGCGGCGGACCTGATCCGGCGACTGTCGCCCATGCCGCGGCTGATGGTCGTCTCGGCCTGCCTGACGGCCACGGCGGCGGACGAGGTCGGGCATCTGCCCGGCGGGCCGGACCACCGCTCTCCCGGTGCTCCGGACAGCGGCGGAGCGGCCCAGGGCGAAGTGGCGCATTCGCTGTCCACCAGCCTGGTGCGTGCCGGGGTGCCCGCGGTGATCGGCTGGGACGGTTCGGTCACCGACGGCGCCGCGACCCTGTTCTCGCAGCACCTCTACAAGCAGCTCGGACTGCGACAGGAGCTTGCGGCCGCGGTGGGTGACGCGCGCCGCCAGCTCATGGCGTGCGAGCACCCGCGATTGCGGGCGGATTGGCATCTGGCCCGGATCTGGCTGGGCCCACCGGGCGGCGGTCCAGCGGTGGGTGGGAAACGCCGGCGGCAGCTGATGCCGGCATTGCACGGTACGAAGACGTTCCTGGACCTCAAGCGGCGTCATGTTCCGGTGGCCACGGCGGAGATGTTCGTCGGCCGGCGTCAGGAGATGCAGCACGTCCTGCGGGTGCTGCGCGGTGGCGAGCGGGCCGGGGTGTTGCTGCACGGGCAGGGCCGATTGGGAAAGTCGAGCCTCGCGGCGCGGTTGGCGGACCGGTTCACCGACCACGCGGTGGCGGTGGTGTTCGGTGACTACACGGCGATGGGTGTGCTGGACGCGATCGCGGCCGCGGTGGAGGACAACCCGGCGGCCCGGTCGTTGATCGAGAAGCGGCGAGCAGAGGTCCGCGACCAGCCGGAGGCGCTGCGATGGGTGCTGGTGGACCTGTTGTCCGGTCCGTGCGACCAATCCGGCGACGGGCAGCGGCCACTCCTGCTGATCATCGACGACCTGGAGCAGATCCTCGACTCGCGACCGGACGGTCCACATCAGCTGGTCGCCGGACATGCGCCGGTACTGGCGGCGGTGCTGGCGGCCTTCGTTCCCGGCCGGGGTGACAGCCGCCTGGTGATGACCAGCCGATTCACGTTCACGTTGGACGAGCTACAGGAGCGGTTGGAGCCGGTGCAGTTGGCGCCGTTGTCCCCGGTGGCGCAACAGAAGCTGGCGGTGCGGCACCAGGCGGTGCCGACGGAGCGGCTGCGGGAGTCCCGGGCCGGGCTGGCGGCCCGGGCGGTGGCGGTCAGCGGGGGCAATCCGGGTCTACAGGATCTGGTCGCGTTGCGGCTGGTCTACAGCCCTCAGGTCGATCAGGACCGTGCCGAGCGGGCCGTCGCCGATATGGAGTCCTACCTGAAACGCGGTGATCTGCCTGCCGACGCCGATATCCGCGCTTTCGTGGAGAATCTGGCGCTGGACGCGCTGATCGAGCAGGCCGGCGATGCTCACATCGCCCTGCTGCGGGCGCTGACCCTGTTCGAGATGCCCATTCCGACAGCGGTCACCGACGTGCTGAGCACCCGCACCGGCGGGTCAGCGCAGCGATTGTGCGGCCTGGGGCTGGCCGACGTCTTCCCCGATGTCGGTAACCACGAAGACACCGCCATCGCGGTCAACGCACTGGCCGCCGGCCGCATCATCAAGCTGACCGAAGCTGAGCGGGTCGAGCTGGCCGGTGTGGTGGTACAGCCGTTGCTGGCCGCGTGGGGCGACCCCGAAGAGCGACCCGACTGGAACCCGGTCCTGGACGTGCAGCTGGCCCGGCTGGCAGTGCTGGCCGATGATGCGGCGGTGACCGCGCTCTCCGCCCCGGACGCGGTACACGCCTTGCTTGCCGGTCCGGCGGAACACGCTCTGACGCTCGGGCAGCAGGCCATCGCCGTGCTCGATCGGCACGCCGCCCCTGTGCCTGTGTTCTTGCTGCGCCGCGCCGCCGGGGCGGCCCAGCTTTGCGGTGAGGGTGACATTGCGGCCGCACTGTTCGATCGAGCCGTCGAGCACGCCGCCAGCCATGGGGTCGCGGCCGACCCACTGGAACACGCCCGGGTCAGCGTTGAGTACGCCGGGCTGATGGTCACGCGGGGAAAGCTGGAACAGGCCGAACAGCTGCTGTTTCAAGCCCATGACGTGTTCGCCGCTGCCGGATCCGAGGGTGACGTGGCGGATACCTGGGCCAAAATCGCCAATATCAGGCACCAATGCGGCGAATACGATGAAGCACTCCGCATCCACCGCGAAGTCCAGCTACCCGTCTACGAACGACTCGGCGACGCTAAATCCGCCGCAATGACGTGGGGGCACATCGCCGACAACCTGTACCAGCGCGGCGAATACGACGAAGCACTCCGCATCCGCCGCGAAGTCCAGCTACCCGTCTACGAACGACTCGGCGACACCCGTTCCGCCGCAATTGCCTGGGGCAAGATCGCCGACGACCTGTACCGGCGCCGGGATCACGAGGCAGCACTGCGGATCTATCGGGAGAAGACGCTGCCGGCCTTCGAACGACTCGGTGACACCCGTAACACCGCGAGAGCCTGGAGCAGCATCGCTGACATCCACTATCAACGCGGCGAATACGACGAAACACTCCGCATCCGCTGCGAAGTCCAACTACCCGTCTACGAACGACTCGGCGACACCCGTTCCGCCGCAATTACCTGGGGAAACATCGCTGACATCCACTATCAACGCGGCGAATACGACGAAGCACTCCGCATCCGCCACGAAGTTGAGATGCCGGTCTACGAACGACTCGGCGACACTCGATCCGCCGCGATCACCTGGACCCAGATCGCCGACGACCTGCACCGGCGCGGAGATCCCGAGGAAGCACTCCGCATTCATCGGGAGAAAGCGCTGCCGGCCTTCGAACGCCTTGGCAATGCCCGCAATGCCGCGAGCTGCTGGGGCAGCATCGCTGACATTCTGTTCGAGCGGGGTGAGTACGCCGAAGCGCTCCGCATCCGCCGGCACGAAATCCTTCCTGCCGTGGAACGGCTGAACCACCTGGAGGGTATCGCCGACATCAACTGGGGTATCGCGGAGATCTACGTGGAACTTGAAGATTTCCAAGCCGCGAAACCTCACCTGGCCGAGGCGTTCCAAATCCTCGACCACCTGCAACGCCCGGACGGCATCGCCCTCGCCGGCGGTAGTCTCGGCCAACTCCTGGTCATCCTCGGGGAGCTGGACAGCGCACGAGTGGTACTGGAGAAGGGCCTCGCAGCGGCACGCGAGATCGGGCACACACTTCTCACGGAGCAGATCAGCAAGGTGCTCCGTTACATCGACTCCGAGGATCACCCGGAAGACGAATAG
- a CDS encoding SMI1/KNR4 family protein, which yields MNADDDLGNALRGWSDSLSRLGAPAASWLRRGRPDEEITAVLGADVPAAVRAWFSWCDGVDDADGQTIGDCWVIPGYWPVALDETKADLSVELPYAHWVPLLRDGGIDLYVAAWNAPGEEPVVVSLLVPGHPVVEFNSVAELVAVTNACFDRGVYAVDDDGLLDLVDDAGYDALYEEITGLPAT from the coding sequence GTGAACGCGGACGACGATCTTGGGAACGCCCTGCGCGGGTGGAGTGACTCGCTGAGCCGTCTCGGCGCACCGGCCGCCTCCTGGCTGCGGCGCGGACGGCCGGATGAGGAGATCACCGCCGTGCTCGGCGCCGATGTGCCCGCGGCCGTCCGGGCCTGGTTCTCGTGGTGTGACGGCGTCGATGACGCGGACGGCCAGACGATCGGTGACTGCTGGGTGATTCCGGGCTACTGGCCGGTCGCTCTCGACGAGACCAAGGCCGATCTGTCCGTCGAGCTGCCCTACGCCCACTGGGTGCCGCTGCTGCGTGACGGCGGCATCGACCTGTACGTGGCCGCCTGGAACGCGCCGGGCGAGGAGCCGGTGGTCGTGTCGCTGCTGGTGCCGGGCCACCCGGTCGTCGAGTTCAACTCGGTCGCCGAGCTGGTGGCCGTCACCAACGCCTGTTTCGACAGGGGCGTCTACGCGGTGGACGACGACGGCCTGCTCGATCTGGTCGACGACGCCGGGTACGACGCCCTCTACGAGGAGATCACCGGCCTGCCGGCAACGTGA
- a CDS encoding zinc-dependent alcohol dehydrogenase family protein, with amino-acid sequence MRQAVMYAPGDVRVEQRDRPAVARPTDAVIRVAAACVCGSDLWPYRGIDQIAEPRLMGHEYVGVVEEVGAEVRDIKPGQFVVGSFFTSDNTCEICQAGYQSRCPDLRPVVDESGGAQAEFLRVPWADGTLVATPGQPDADLIPSLLAASDVLGTGWFGAVAAEAGPGKTVAVVGDGAVGLLGVLAAKRLGAQRIIAMSRHADRQKLALEFGATDIVTERGDEGISKIKDLTDGYGAHSTIEAVGTQESMLQAIRSTRPGGHVGYVGVAHGVTLPGMELFLSGVHLHGGPAPVRRFLPELIDLILKREIDPGRVFDLTLPLDEAAEGYRAMDERRSIKTLLRP; translated from the coding sequence ATGCGCCAGGCAGTCATGTACGCCCCCGGTGACGTCCGCGTGGAGCAGCGCGACCGGCCGGCCGTCGCCCGTCCGACCGATGCGGTCATCCGGGTCGCGGCGGCGTGCGTCTGCGGCTCCGACCTGTGGCCGTACCGGGGCATCGACCAGATCGCCGAGCCGCGGCTGATGGGCCACGAGTACGTCGGCGTCGTCGAGGAGGTCGGCGCCGAGGTCCGCGACATCAAACCCGGCCAGTTCGTCGTCGGTTCGTTCTTCACCAGCGACAACACGTGCGAGATCTGCCAGGCGGGCTACCAGTCCCGCTGCCCGGATCTCCGGCCGGTCGTCGACGAGTCCGGCGGCGCGCAGGCCGAGTTCCTGCGGGTGCCGTGGGCCGACGGCACCCTGGTCGCCACGCCCGGACAGCCGGACGCCGACCTGATCCCGTCGCTGCTGGCCGCCTCCGACGTCCTCGGGACCGGCTGGTTCGGCGCGGTCGCCGCCGAGGCCGGCCCCGGCAAGACGGTCGCGGTGGTCGGCGACGGCGCGGTCGGCCTGCTCGGCGTCCTGGCCGCCAAGCGGCTGGGCGCGCAGCGGATCATCGCGATGAGCCGGCACGCCGACCGGCAGAAGCTGGCGCTGGAGTTCGGCGCCACCGACATCGTCACCGAGCGCGGCGACGAGGGCATTTCCAAGATCAAAGACTTGACCGACGGGTACGGGGCCCACTCCACGATCGAGGCCGTCGGCACCCAGGAGTCGATGCTGCAGGCGATCCGCTCCACGCGGCCCGGCGGGCACGTCGGCTACGTCGGCGTCGCCCACGGTGTCACGCTGCCCGGCATGGAACTGTTCCTCTCCGGCGTGCACCTGCACGGCGGCCCCGCCCCGGTGCGCCGCTTCCTGCCCGAACTGATCGACCTCATCCTCAAGCGCGAGATCGACCCGGGCCGGGTGTTCGACCTCACGCTCCCACTCGACGAGGCGGCCGAGGGCTACCGGGCGATGGACGAGCGCCGCTCCATCAAGACGCTGCTCAGGCCCTGA
- a CDS encoding response regulator gives MSVRVVLADDQPLIRSGLRVLIDATEDLRVVGEAATGAEAVRLVREQEPDVVVMDIRMPVMDGIEATRHITAGTGPARVLMLTTFDDDEYVYSALRAGASGFLVKDMALDDILGAIRVVAAGDALIAPSVTRRLIGHFAAGAPAPAPSPARSRMDDAITEREREVLTLVGRGRSNAEIAEELHISPATAKAHVARLFTKLDARDRVHLVIIAYEMGLVAPGP, from the coding sequence ATGAGCGTCCGCGTGGTGCTCGCCGACGACCAGCCGCTGATCCGCAGCGGGCTGCGGGTGCTCATCGACGCCACCGAGGACCTGCGAGTCGTCGGCGAGGCCGCCACCGGTGCCGAGGCCGTACGCCTGGTCCGTGAACAGGAACCCGACGTCGTCGTCATGGACATCCGGATGCCGGTCATGGACGGGATCGAGGCCACCCGGCACATCACCGCGGGGACCGGCCCGGCCCGGGTACTCATGCTCACCACGTTCGACGACGACGAGTACGTCTACTCCGCCCTGCGCGCCGGAGCCAGCGGGTTTCTCGTCAAGGACATGGCGCTCGACGACATCCTCGGCGCCATCCGCGTGGTCGCCGCCGGGGACGCGCTGATCGCCCCCAGCGTCACCCGCCGCCTCATCGGGCACTTCGCCGCCGGCGCCCCCGCACCCGCCCCGTCACCGGCCCGGTCACGCATGGACGACGCGATCACCGAACGGGAGCGGGAGGTGCTCACCCTGGTGGGACGTGGCCGGTCGAACGCGGAGATCGCCGAGGAGCTGCACATCAGCCCGGCCACCGCCAAGGCCCACGTGGCCCGGCTCTTCACCAAACTCGACGCCCGGGACCGGGTCCATCTGGTGATCATCGCGTACGAGATGGGCCTGGTCGCCCCCGGACCGTAG
- a CDS encoding sensor histidine kinase — translation MPTPPKRTGGVLVWSAALLFPFALFATITLPGGGDGNLLQLPLAALALLLPLGLARRSPLAGLLVLLAGGTAVLFLVQDETFGRILILVVVIVADGMAGHVAATRPRRLSLPAAALTAVVQGNLALTIGQVDDVPTVLTVILLGVITAWVIGDSIRQRRRHAATQREQAEARAVEAERLRIARELHDMVAHSIAVIAVQAGMGRRVIDTQPAEARNALANIEDTSRETAAALRRMLVSLRRSDGGSAPAPRDPAPGLADLDDLVTRSAQAGVEIRLRRHGDRAPLPPDIDLSAYRIVQEAVTNVIRHAGTGHCDVGVQQDGRALTIEVTDDGPGTGVPAVAGSGNGLTGMRERVSLLGGEFASGPRPGGGFRIAATIPLPETTR, via the coding sequence ATGCCTACCCCACCGAAACGGACGGGTGGCGTGCTGGTCTGGAGCGCCGCGCTCCTGTTCCCGTTCGCCCTGTTCGCCACGATCACTCTGCCGGGTGGCGGCGACGGGAACCTGCTCCAGCTGCCCCTGGCCGCCTTGGCCCTGCTGCTGCCCCTGGGGCTGGCCCGCCGATCCCCGCTGGCGGGTCTGCTGGTGCTGCTCGCCGGCGGAACAGCCGTGCTGTTCCTCGTCCAGGACGAGACCTTCGGCCGCATCCTGATCCTCGTCGTGGTCATCGTGGCCGACGGCATGGCCGGCCACGTGGCGGCCACCCGGCCACGGCGGCTGTCGTTGCCGGCGGCGGCTCTGACCGCGGTCGTGCAGGGCAACCTGGCCCTGACCATCGGCCAGGTCGACGACGTGCCGACCGTGCTCACCGTGATCCTGCTGGGGGTCATCACCGCGTGGGTGATCGGCGACTCGATCCGGCAGCGCCGCCGGCATGCCGCCACCCAGCGGGAACAGGCCGAGGCGCGGGCCGTCGAGGCGGAACGGCTGCGGATCGCCCGCGAACTGCACGACATGGTCGCGCACAGCATCGCCGTCATCGCCGTACAGGCCGGCATGGGCCGCCGCGTCATCGACACCCAGCCGGCCGAGGCGCGCAACGCCCTGGCGAACATCGAGGACACCAGCCGGGAGACCGCGGCCGCCCTGCGCCGGATGCTCGTCAGCCTGCGCCGCAGCGACGGCGGCTCCGCCCCGGCGCCACGGGACCCCGCTCCGGGCCTGGCCGACCTCGACGACCTGGTCACCCGCAGCGCCCAGGCGGGCGTGGAGATCCGGCTGCGCCGCCACGGCGACCGGGCGCCGCTGCCGCCCGACATCGACCTGTCCGCGTACCGGATCGTCCAGGAGGCGGTGACCAACGTGATCCGGCACGCCGGCACCGGCCACTGCGACGTCGGCGTCCAGCAGGACGGCCGCGCGCTCACCATCGAGGTCACCGACGACGGCCCCGGCACGGGCGTACCCGCCGTCGCCGGCAGCGGGAACGGCCTCACCGGCATGCGGGAGCGCGTCAGCCTCCTGGGCGGCGAGTTCGCCTCCGGCCCCCGGCCCGGCGGCGGATTCCGGATCGCCGCGACCATCCCGCTCCCGGAGACCACCCGATGA